The Silene latifolia isolate original U9 population chromosome 4, ASM4854445v1, whole genome shotgun sequence region AAATCGATTGAAGAGAAAACGTACATGTCTCGAGTTCCTTATGCTAATGCAGAAGGAAGTTTGATGTATGCTATGGTTTGTACTAGACCGATCTAGCACAGTCTCTCAGTGTGGTGAGTCAGTTTATGGGCGATCTAGGTAAAGAACACTGGCAAGTGGGGAAGATCTTCCGGTACCTTACATCTGTTGTCGGTCTCATTTATGGAGGTGATATAGAGTGCTTAGTGTCAGGGTATTTTGACTCTGATTATGCTGGAGATGTGGATAGTAAAAGATCTATGACTGGTTATGTTTTCACTCTTGGTGGTTCAGTTGTCAATTCAAAGGCTACTTTGCAGCCTATAGTAACGTTATCTATTACAGAAGATGAGTATATGACGTTGACGTTGACAGCAAATAAAGAGGGAAGCTTGTTAAAGAGATTGATCAATGATTTGGGTCTACATCAAGATCAACCTACTGTGTACTTTGACAGTCTTAGTGCAATCTGTTTGGCTAAGGATCAAGTTCATCACAAGTGAACTAAACACATTGATGTCAGGTGTCATTTTCTAAGAAATGTGAAGATGATTAGGGTGAACAAAGTGGGTAGTGCTGATAACCCAGCTGATATGTTTACCAAGACGGTTCCGCATAACAAGTTCCAACATTGTTTGAACTTGCTAAATGTCCGAAACATCTGACTGCCCCGTTGTGGACTTGTGGGCAAGACCTCAGGgggaagagaaagagagaaatttCTACTACATCTGACATTTATGGCGGTGCGTCGGGTGCATCTTTTTTATTGTGAGGGAATTCAAGTCATGGTGGAGACTTGTTGTATTTGTGCCTTGAATCTGTTAGTTGCCGCTTCGAACGACTACGATGGGGTCTCGCTGATATCTGTTTGGGTTAGGGTTCTGCTTTGGGCCTTTCTAGGTTTTTACTATACTGGTCTTAGAGAGTACTATATAAACTCTCTGTGCAACACCCTAACAGTTATGCATATTATAACAATATGAATCTGTAATCTGTAATCTCCtaaatatcaataaaactctcctcCGTTCTACCATGTGGATATAACTAACACACCGTAGTGAACCCCATAAATCTGTGTGTTGCTTTCTTTATCGgttttctttatcttttatttgttATAACAAAAACCATATATAATTACGAATTTTAAATATTATGTTTGGTATCACGACTTTCAAACACTATCCGTGTAGCACACGAGTTTAAGGTTAGTTTATAATAAAACAGATacgcttgtttttttttttttttttttttgatgttgaTCAGGAGTATCCCTTACCGACAGCTGGAGCATACAATCTTCTTCGGAATACGAAAGCAACTTAATGAATAGACCCTTATTATAAAAACTTAATGTCAAATAAAAGAGTGGAATCACGATCAACGGTAAAAGAATTACAAAACTACCTAGGGGAAAAACGATCAATATTTTAGTTATAGACCGTCTCCCAATTCACGTCGGTCGTTTTTGCTTAGAAACCGCATTCCAAGTTTCCAACCCTGTTTCCTCCCTTCCATTCACACATCAACACGTCGCCTTTCCAAAAAGCACCGCCCCCCAAACAAAATTATCAAATCCCAGGAAATTTTCCGCCATAACTactctttctcttcttgttcGACTCTCTCTCTATAAATCCTTAACAAAAACCCATAACTATAGATAGAGAGATAAAAGTTGATGAACCTAGAAAAGGAACAGGATTGGGAGATGAGACCAGGTGGGATGTTAGTTCAAATGAGAGAAAATGGTGATGGTTTTGATGATTTTAATGGCGGTGCTTTTTATAAGATCAAGGTCTCTTATGGCCCCAAGTTCCTTGATTTTACTATCCCTTGTAAATCCACCTTTGGTATTTCACTTTATCTTAACTTGCTCAGTCAGTTGTGGGGTTTCTTTTGTTAAATGTATTTCATCACATATTACTCCTTCCGTCCCCATCAATAGTTATCTCTGTTTAAATTTGTGAGGCGAACAATGATAACTATTGACTGAGACGGAGGAATTTAGTTTGTCAACTTGTTTGCTATGAAGTGGTGCATATTGGAAGGgttattttattgttgttatgaCTTCTGAATTATGTGTGTGAACTTATGAGCTGTGGAGGGATGATGTATTCTTAGTTGTGTGTGAGTTCACATCATGTTTTTGGTAGTTTATTGAGAGGAATTGTTGTTAAGTATTGTAAAGAATTAAACTTTATGAAGATTGGATATGTATGTCATCTATAAGACTATAATCTTGAATATTTGAGGTTTCAAACGGATGAGAGTTAGGAGTgtatttctttcccttttccgGTTTTCCGGGCTCATGGGTGATGCAAAGGCCGGCGATATAAATGTCTTAGGAGCCATGTTTTTATTCAACCCTTCTATGGCTGAACTAAGTTGGAGAATTAGTAGTTTTTGTTTCTCTGGCTTGTTATCGGAGTTGGTTAAGGAAAGATCCCTGCTTCAcataactgataaggtagctgcaGCGTTACCTCCTGGATGCTACATAATACCTAAAGCGAAGTACATGCTTGTTTTTTTTGTCATTCTTCTAGCCTTCCTGGTCAAATTTGAAGGATACCTATGTCGTTTACTGAGAACTACAACTACCTCCTTTCCTTACAAAAGGAAATTATATATGTCCGTTTATCTATATATAGTTAACGCAGGGGTAAGGCTGCATACACTACATTTAACCTCTACCAGTCTACCATGCCATTTGCTGGATCTCTAGAGGAATTTGGGGTAATGCCGGGAGGTGTTATTTTTTTTGGGTCTTCAATATATTAAATGTGTACTCTTTCTTGTATACCATAAAGGTCTTTCATGTTGGGTTTGACTTCCCGTACTTAGTCATGCTTGATGGGATCTTAAATTTCTTCGATTTGGAATTTTATGCTTCGCAAGATTTTAAAAAATTGACCGCTCTAAAGTTGAGAATTTGTGTTGCTGAATGTGGCAACTGTTAACTTGCTCattggttggttggttggttggttggttgtgAAGGGGATTTGAAGAAGCTTCTTGCACAAGAAACCGGATTGGAGCCTGAGGACCAAAGGTTGTTCTTTCGAGGGAGGGAGAAAGATGATACAGAGACTTTGACTATGGCAGGTCTCAAGGACAACTCAAAGTTGTTGCTTATGGAGCGTCCCGCTAGCAAAGAGAGAAAAATGGAAGAGGCAAGAAAAAATGATGAAATATTAAAAGCCTATGAAGCAATTGCTAAAGTTCGGACTGAAGTGGATAAGCTCTCTCAAAAGGTATCTAACCAAACTTCCAAATTCTTAGCTGGAGAATCTTTGTTCTATATGAAGTATGAACTATGAACGACTGTTTTTGTTCCTATTCACTTTGGTGCGCAGGTATCGTCTTTGCAAACATCTGTTAATAGCGGGATAAAGGTAGATGAAAAGGAATTTATCATCTTAACGGAGTTGCTGATGGTTCAGTTGCTTAAACTGGATACTATTGAGGCAGAAGGAGAACCGAAAGCCCAGCGAAAGACTGAGGTATGCTTGACTTGTCTATATTACTTCTTAACAAACTTCATTCCATTTACAATTCGATAGGCACTGAAAACCCATACTTCACGCAAATGCTTGATTTGTCTGGTGAAATATTTACGGCTATAGTTGATAATGATGAAGTTTTGGGCTAGTCTGAATTCACCTGCTCATATGGGCCTTTTTGGCTCTTTATTGGAAGGTTCTTCTCTTAATTCTCCCTGGTTATGTGAGGCCGTGGCTATGGACATAAAAGCCAATAGTTATCGAACAGCGCAAGTATTCCTTTCTGGGATGAAGTGCTTTTGCTGTCAGTTGATTGATCAGCTCGTTGGAGTCGTTTGACCTTTCCACAAAAAATTCGACATGTTATACTTCGTAGCTGTTTCATTTTGCAACCTTATAGGCCCCAGCCTTTATTTAGTTCAAAGAGAATGCGGGCCCTGCAGCTGTTAAAAGCTACTTTGTTTCTGGTTGATTTTGTTGTAGAATGACCTACGGTGAGTCGGTGACAGGCACTTACACATGGGCCAGAATCCGAGAGTTGGCTTTTATACAAGAACACTTAAATTTCCTATTGGCATTGTAGCGCTTTCTTTCCGAAGTTTTCAAGTTTCTACGAGGAAGCAATTATTTATTGGCATTAACGTCTGCTCTCTTTCTGTTTATGACAGAGCTTATCCTTCACCTAGATCATGGGCTAAGATATACTTAGTCAAGCACTTAGACTCATAATATGATAATTGCATTATGTTGAACACAGTTTTAGGGTAAGAACGGAGTCACCAGAGAGTGGCTTTGAGGTTGGTATTTGGTATAAAGGAAAGGGAAATCAGATAGTAAACACGAAAATTTCACTTAGTTCAGTCCAAATTATTGAGGAAAATGCGATAATCTTTAAAAGGAAAAAGagggaaaggagaaagagaagacTGAAATCCTTCTATGTTGTCGAAAATTTTGGGGAAAATGCATTTACAGTAGTTTGGACAATGTGTTACATATGGAGCCACTTGTAGATCCATACAATTTGCCACATTTAGGGcttgtttggattgagggatttggaaggaggggaaagggagggagagtaggggatttaaaatcccttgtttggatagcaaataatgGTGTaaggaaagatttggagggatgaaaaatcccttgtttggatagcaaataatgGGGGAGGGATTTGGacggatccattttccctcctccaaggcaaatcaaaatTTCTCCACAataggaaagatttggagggatGAAAAATCCTCTGTTTGTTTAGCAAAATGGAGGCGGAGGATTTGgagaggagggaaaatggatccctccattccCTCCTCTAAGCCAAATTATTTCCTTTCCAACAaaggaaagatttggagggaaaattaccTCCTCCATTCTCtctccccttcccttccctccctttcccttctcTCCTTCCCCcacccctccctttccctccttttttggtatccaaacaaggccttaaTGGATTAGATATTCTCACTAGCATCTGCTTGGATTCAACCAATGTTCCTGTCCTTTATCCAGTTTACGTAAGAATGTACGATTTAGCAGCCTTGTGTAGTTATTCATTACAGCTCTTTGCCAGCTAGTGTAGGATGTCAAATCTTTGCCAAATAACCTTTTTTTCATGCGGATGTAAAGGAGGTGATCCTGTTCCCCACTTGTGTTTGTAGTTTTTCGCACTTCTAGAGTTGTAGCGCTGCAATAAGTGAAGCTTTATTTTACGTTTTTATACATTATATTTACACACAGCAGAACATGGGTATTGCCTGACTAACATGAGTTTCGATTCTCAGAATCTCATTCGCTTCTGTGTTCTGTCCCTTTACCTTGAAAATATTGTGGCTAGGCTTaaatttttttgggtaagatGTATATTCTTCCAAAATGGGGAAGCCAAGAATGAAATACACTGTCACTACGCTTCTGTGTTCTGTCTCAATGgggagttttccctccaaaacccTCCTTTGTTGGAaggattttatttattttgattaggcttggaggagggaaaatgtATTCCTCCAAATCCTCCCGCAGTCCCGCTCCATTTCCCTTCCTACCCCATTTGTTACCCAAACAACTAAACAAGGGATTTTGtatccctcccctcccctccttTCCCTCCAAAACCCCTCATCCAAACCAGCCATAAGGCTACCTTCGATTTGGATGCACATTGAGGAGGGATGGGGAGGGGAAAGCGGAGAAAAACCAACGTCATTGTCCTTCTAACTCTTTCTTTTGGTTAGAAAtattttagattttgttcataGGACGAAATATGAATCTCCCCATTATTTTCCTTCCAAATGCCCCCTCCTATGTAACTTGCTAACCAAATTGGCTCTCCCCCTTCTGTTTCCCTCTCTTACCCTCTAAATTCTTCCAGCCACAAAAAGGTAAGAGAAATAACCCTAATATATTGATAAGGCTGTCACTAGCTTGATAAATAAAAAACGATACAATTGACATGCTAACAAAACCTAATTTCTAAGACTGGACATGACAGGCATTTCATTGTCTTGGAAAATATTACATTCTTTGTCCAAATTCCAAATTGGTTTTATATGAATGGCTTGTTGAACAGATCATGCCCTAGGAACAAGGTCATCTCCTTCTTGCAGCGAACCCTTCCAAACCCTGGGATAATTTCGAAATAATGTGTCTTCCCAGGTAGATCTCCGAGTCCATTTGCTCGAAATGGTCTGCTGACCATGTAACTACAGTATCAACCTTAGGTAGGCTCGGTTCTATTACATTCTTCAGAAGTTGCTCCATCTCATCCGATGGATCTTTGGGATTATATTAAAGAGCTTACAACTGTATCTATACAAAAAAGTGACGGACTTTACTCAAGATAGCATTACGAGAATACTGAATACTACTCTGTAAGAGCTGTTTACTTTACTCAAGATAGACCTATCTATAACAGCCTTGTTGGATTCTGGGCAGTTAATACCTCATCCAATGTAGAAGTGATCATAAACTATTATTGATCATATCTTATTTAGCATATGAAATTTGATATAATGCAATTTCACTTAAACCTACAACTGACAATGTATCATACTACTTTCCAGTGCCTCTCCTCGCACATATTGATTGGTGCTAACAAGGAATGTGTGCTCTCTTTGAACAGGTGCACCGTGTCCAGGGCTATGTGGACTTGATGGATTCCCTTAAGACGAGAAACGCCAACCCCTTTGGCGATCAAGGCAATACCGTCGCCGTGACTACCAACTGGGAGACATTTGACTCTGGAGTAGGGAGTTTGACCCCACCTTCAACCTCATCATCCTCTAAAAGCACTGAAGATTGGGAGCGGTTTGAATAGTtcaatattttcggttttaagtgATTATTTTTTACGGGGATGTTCATACCTTCAAATGTGTTCAGCGATAAAATTAGTTGATTAAATCATAGAATTGTTGGTATCGAAGTATACGAATTCATTTATACAAGGTCCGAGtcggtatatatatatatatatatatatatatatatatatatatatatatatatataagcgaGGATCAACTAAGCGATTTCTTAGATATAATAAGTTCATGTtctattgtgagccattggatggagggagatggatggccaagatcaacctccaaaagtgtgtttatgtactaatatcactcattctctcctccttcactaatccttctaattaatcactaattcactataacttcttttcctctcatccacttctctcatatatcacacaactcatcttctctctaaaaccccaaaaaataaaaacccaaaaaatccaaataaataaaaaacccaaaacccaaataaataaataaaacccaaaaaatccaattaaatcaaaaaacccaaaaaatccaattaaatcataaaacccaaataaatcattcattcttctcttcctcattcaccaccacccatcactatcccacccgacaccaactcaccgcccaccaccgccgccaactttttttttcgtttggtctttattttcattttttgagttgttttttccattcattttttgttgttgtcttttattttcttttattttgttacttctccttttttattcattttctcaaatctcttcttgttatacttttttttaagatttcgggttttaaatcttgttatttggtttattttagatttcgggtttggttgggttgttggttttttggttttattattgttatttggtttttttatttttgttattatgagtttatttggtttttgttattatttttttttttttttcatatttttcatatttattgtttgatttattttactatttacgactaaagttatacattttatgaccaaagttatacaaaaatgcaccaaagttatacaaaaaatggactaaagttatacaaaaaattggactaaagttatacaaaaatgaaccagagttatacaaaaatgaaccaaagttatacaaaaatggactaaagttatacaaatatggaccaaagttatacaaaaaaagactgaagttatacaaaaatagaccaaagttatacaaaaaaagactaaagttatacaaaaattggactaaagtgatacaacaatggactaaagttatacaaaaatgaaccagagttatacaaaaatggaccaaagttatacaaaaatggaccaaagttatacaaaaatggactaaagttatacaaaaatggactaacttttgtataactctggtgcatttttgtataactttggtgcatttttgtataactctggtccatttttgtataactttggttcatttttgtataactttggttcattttttgtataattttagtccaattttttgtataactctggtcaatttttgtataactttggttcatttttgtataactttggttcatttttgtataactttagtccaattttttgtataactttagtccattgttgtatgactttagtccaatttttgtataactttggtgcatttttgtataactctggtcgttttttgaataactttggttcatttttgtataactttggttcatttttgtataactttggttcattttttgtataactttagtcaaattttttgtataactctggtgcatttttgtataactctggtcaattttttataactttggttcatttttgtataactttggttcatttttgtataactttagtccaattttttgtataactttagtcctatttttgtataactttagtctttttttgtataactttggtcataaaatgtataactttagtcataaaatgtttaactttagtcgtaaatagtaaaaaaatcaaacaataaatatgaaaaatatgaaaaaaaaaaaataataacaaaaaccaaaaaaactcataataacaaaaacaaaaaaccaaataacaataataaaaccaaaaaaccaacaacccaaccaaacccgaaatctaaaataaaccaaataacaataaaaaaaaaccaaatttaaatatcgtgtgtataactctaatgcacgcagtgtataactttaatagacaagatgtataactttagtcataaaatgtataactttagtcataaaatgtataactttaatgttttaagtgtataactttagtcgtaaatagtataacttttataaaaaccaaataaatatgaaaaatagtaattaatcaacaaatattaaatctgaaaaaaaattaaataacaaccatcaataaccaacaaaaaattaataaccaacaaaaatttaaaaaccaaataacaataaccaacaaaaaattaaaaatcaaataacaaaaaacaaaacacaaaaaacaaagaacaaaagagaaacaGGCTAATAATTGTAAAGTTCAAAACGTAAagttcaaaacaaaacaaaaacaaagaacaaaaaacaaagaacaaaagagaaaaaaaacggAAGTCGTGGGTGTTTTGGCAACAAACTAACAGCACACACACACAACaaacaaaaaatcaaataaaaaaatcaaataacaaaaccaaaacagCCTAATAATTGTAGATCTGgggaaaaaaaaatatatgagtGGAGAGGAAGGAGGTCGTGGCGGGAGGTGCGGTTGTTGTCGGGAGGTGCGGTTGTTGTCGAAGTcggtgttgttgtttgttgttgttgttggtggtgttgtGACGGGGGGACGGTTGTGGCCGGAGGTGCGGAGGTGGTTGCCG contains the following coding sequences:
- the LOC141653586 gene encoding BAG family molecular chaperone regulator 4-like: MNLEKEQDWEMRPGGMLVQMRENGDGFDDFNGGAFYKIKVSYGPKFLDFTIPCKSTFGDLKKLLAQETGLEPEDQRLFFRGREKDDTETLTMAGLKDNSKLLLMERPASKERKMEEARKNDEILKAYEAIAKVRTEVDKLSQKVSSLQTSVNSGIKVDEKEFIILTELLMVQLLKLDTIEAEGEPKAQRKTEVHRVQGYVDLMDSLKTRNANPFGDQGNTVAVTTNWETFDSGVGSLTPPSTSSSSKSTEDWERFE